The stretch of DNA GCGCCAGGCGGGTAAGCGAGGCCGTCGCCTGGGTTCTGCAACGCGCCCTGGTTCGTGTTCTGGATGACCGGGGTGTAGTTGCCCTTGATGTTCGTTGGCAGGTTGGCCTGGGCCTCCTCCAGTAACTTGCCAGTGAATTCGCTGAAATCGATCCGGGTGAAGTCCAGCTGGCTTACCTGTTCCGGCGTGAGGCCCGAGCAGTCTTCGATGTTCATGCCCGTTTGCGACTTACCTTGCGTATTTATGATCTTGGCGAGGACGGAGTTGAACGAGCAATAATGCTGCCTGCGCTCGACGCAGCTGAATAACACCTTCTTGCTGCACTCTTCCCGCACGAATACGGTCAGGTTCGCGCCTTTGTGCATCTGGAAGATGTTTTCTTCTTCGCTGCATTGTGCGAGCGACATCAGGTACTGCAGGGCCAATTGGGCAGCGAAGACGTAGGGGTTGAAGGTGACAAAGCCTTCGCCGGCAGAGAAGCCAAAAGTCCCGGAGAGATCCATCGTCCCCGGTAAGGCCGTCGCCATATCGAGAGTCCCGGTACCGTACGTGAACCCATATGCGCTTAACGTCATGCCTTGCGAAGCGAAGTTTGTTCCGATCGCCTGCCCAAAGCCTGTGCCGGCGTCCTGCAGCACGACGTTTTCCGCGTTCTGGACCGACAGCAGCAAGCCCGTCGAGAAATATTCGACGTTCTGGTACATTGCGTCGAAAACGTAGGGCGACGCCGTGTCGACAAGCTTTTCGCCTGCGTACTTCGCCACACTGAATGCCGCGTTCCCAGCCATTCTTTGCATGAAGCCACGATTGGAGGTCGCGCCCGGTGTCCCAGTGCAGCAATTGCGCAGGCCGAAATATCCCTTCGTGCATGACTCGGCGACACCGTTGAGGACGGTCTTGTTCGGCTCGGCGTAGACCTGCGTCTCACGCGCGATTTCCATTGCCAGAGCTGCCTTCACGAACGTGTTGTTCTGGTTTGCCGGAGTAGTCATCGAACTGGTGTCGAAGAGATTGCCCGAGCACTGGATCTGCGCGCTTGTCACGGCCGGGTGCGTCATGCACTTGTACGTGAAGTTCCAGGCCGTACATTCCCCTGTTTCCGCCTTGTGATCGGTGCAGACGCTGCCGACGACCGAACACGCCGGGTTGTTCTCATAGGGCGTGCAAGAATTCGTTGGCGTCGGGTTGTCGCACGCGTACTGGTACGAGTATTTCCAGCATGCCTGCGGGATTGAGACTGCACCGGTGGGTGCCGAAGCTCCGGCCAGGCAAACTAGCTGGCCGTCCGTAAGGGTCTTGCATGGCGTCGAGTCAATGCAGGTCTGCGAACCGGGCACCAGGCTGCAAGCGCCCGCTGGATAAGACTCGGCCCATGCCGGCGCTTGGACAGCACAAGCTGCGGCGACAGCGGCAGCGATTTTCCGGATCATTTAGGAGCTCCCAGCGGTACGCCCGCGCTTTGTTCGTACGGCAGGCAGTTGTCGATCCAGTGCGTTTGCACGAGTACGTTCTTGCATTGGTTGCCTATCGGAGTCGTGCCACCCGGGCAGGAATAGCTGAGTGCCGCATTGCTTGTCGTCGACGATTCGCACAAGGCGCCGTTCAGGGTTTGCCCAGTCGGGCAGTGGTAATTGGGAACGGCAGGCGTGCTATCGCTCGACACGCAGTCGGTACCCGACAGCGTCCCGGACGAGCAGCTGTACACCGGCGTGGCAGGGCCATTTGCATCGATGATGCAGTTGGAACCGGAGAGAGTGCCTTGCGTGCACTGGTAATTGATGGTCGCTGTCGTGGTGGTGACGCAGTTGGTGCCCGATACGGTGCCGCCATTTGGGCACGATGTCGTCCCCGTCGCCGGCCCCGTGCAGATATAGCCAATGATGGAACCCATGTAGTTGCAAGACGCACCAGGCACCGGCGAACCTGACCCGAATTGACAGGTGTTGTTCCCGACCGATACCGATCCCGGCCAGCAGGTATAGGTGATCGTCCCACTGTAGGAACTGACACATTGGTCGCCGTTGAGCGTGCCCTGCGAGCACGAATAGGTCGTATTGGCCGGTACCGAAGCCTGGCCCGTGCACGTGGTTCCAGATAGCGTGGCTCCGCTCGGGCATGTATAGGAAAGCGAGGCGGGGGAGGTGCTGCTGGTCATACACAGCGTGCCCGACAGCGTACCGGCGGGACACCAGTACGATACGGACGCTGGGCTAGTCGTCGTCCGTACACAGTATTGCCCTTGCAGCGTTCCCACCGCACAGGAGTAGTTCGGCGTCGCCGGCGAATAGCTGGTGGTGATTGCAACGGCCAGTTCCTGCGTGCAGACGTGAGCGTCGGTGCTGACGGTCTTGTTGCATTGGTTTGTCTCGTACTGCGCCGGCTTGGTGATGATCGGCGTCGACACGCAGTTCTGCGGTGTGACCGCAGACGCATTGTTCTGTGCTCCTTGGGTCAGGTGGAAAACAGAATCGTTGGCAGTGATCGCATTCTGGTAACCGAAATTCGAGAGTCCGCCACCGTAGGTGTCCGTGCAGTTGACGCCCGGGCTCGTCGCCACGCCGGTAGCGCCGACGACCTGGAGCTGCGAGTTATTGAGCGGGACGCAGTCCTTGTTCATGAACTTCACCGCCGCGCATTCCTGGTCGGCGATCGGATCGCCGGTGGGCACGTAGTTTTTGCAGTTGAGAATTTTGTTGTTGCCCAGGCCAGAGAGCGCACCCTGGGCGCCCGAAATGTTGTACAGCGGCGAGCTAGTGAGCGGCGACGAGAATGCGCCCAGGCCGGACGGCGTGCTCGTCGGTATCGCGCTCGAGCCAGCTGACCAGGCTGCTGGGTTGACGCCGGACGGATTGACGATCTGACTCGCGGACTGAGGGGCAAGCGATTCGGCGAACGCCTTACCGTCGGACAGTGTCGCAGCATTCTGTGCGGTCGCCATGGTATGTGCCGCGCACGCCATGTACAGCGCAGCGACGAAGCGCAGCATCTTCATTTGGTCACCCCGCCGTTTTTGGGACGAGGGGCGAACTGCGCCTTGAACTGTACCCCCGTCATGCTGCCGCCCTCGACCGCTTTGGCGATCGCTGCTTTGATCTCGGGAGTGTCTACCGGGAACGTTCCGTCACTGCACTGGGATTCTGCCGCCACCAGCGCGGTAGATCCCTTGCACGAGCGCAGCGGCGGCGTCCCGTCGTCGCACACATTCATCTGTCCACCGAACTGCGGCCAATAAGTATTGCTGGAAGCCTGGAAGAGTGCGTAGCCGACCCGGCCGCATCGGGGTTGCGACGAGAAGCGCGAGATGCGAACGAACGCTACCGTGACATCGCCCTGACTTTTGGTTTGCTGCTGGATTTTCTGGGCGACCAGTTGCGCACCCCGGGATTCGGGCAGCGCGGTGCTGGCGCGGCCGTTGCGCAGGGCCTGTACCAGGGGGCTGTCGGGAGACATTTGCGCGTGCGCGGCTACGTGCAGCGTAACCGCCAACGATAGAGCGAGAGAGCGCTTCATTTGGCGTCCTTCATGACGGTTGCGTAGAGGTCGGCGTCCGACTGCGCGAACGGCAGATACGGTACGCTCCAGGCATGGTGAAATCGGTCGTTGCGACGCAACTGATCGAGCGCGCGCGTTTCCGCAAGCACGAACGACGTGATTCCCTGCACCACGTTGTCGGTGCTCTTGCGATCCGCCTCCGCGGTGCTGGTTTCGTAGCAGGTACGCGCAAGCGCCTTGATGTCGAGAGAGCCGGGAGCCGTCCGGAGGCGGTTGACAAGTCGGTACTTACAGTAGAGTTGAGCCTTGTCCGGGCCGGCGCGTTGCGTGATCTCTTCGAGCCACCGATAACCGTCAGGTGCACCGGTCGCGATCGAATCGCGAAGCAGCTTGATGCGGCGGTCCAAAGGTAGCTGGTTGTTGTATGCGGCGTTCGGGATGTTCGCGAGCGCAGAATAGCAAGTCTTTCCTACCCTTGCGGCCGCATCGCGATAACCGTTCCGATAGTCGATGAAAGTGGCAAGGCCACACACCCGGCTGGACGCTTCGCTGCCGATCGACACCGCACGGTGAACCAGGTCACGCGCCAGCTCAGGATTGCTTGGCTGACCTCTGCCGAAATAGGCCATGTTCGCGAGATTGAAGATGGCCGGTTGATAGTTTCTGGCCGCCGCCGCCTCGTAATGCGAGCGTGCAAGTGCGAAGTCGCGTGGAGCGCCGAATAAGCCGTACTCGTACACAAAGCCGCTGAAGGTCAAGGCCTCGGGCACACCCTGCCGGGTGAAGTCCAGGAGTTTAGCGAGAATATCGTTGCGGTCTTTGCCCTTGTGCATTGGCACTTGGCGAATCAGGGCAATCACCTCAGGACCATGCGGCGAAACGGACACATAGGTTCCGTCAAATTTCAGCGAGGCGCCCAGCTGGTCCAACGACGGCAGGGCGGCCCTGGCGCGGCCGATCATGGAATCGTCGGCGGCTTGCGCGGCCGCCTTGTTTTCCTGTCTCATCGACCCGGCCATCTGTTCAACGCGTCCAGAACGAAGCAGGTCACGGTTCCACTGCACCTCGGGAGTGACGCGCGGCTGCGATGTGTTGCTCGTTTGCTGTTGGGCTGCAACCGGCAACGGGCCTCCAGCGAGAAGCGAATACAGCAGACCAACAACGAGCACGGCGCCACTGGAGCTACGTCTTGGAAGGTTTACGGTAGGCATCTTCGCGTCCAAAAAAATCAATCCATATTAAGAATTATACGCTTGATAACCTCAAAAAACTTAATTTAAATTGACTTTTTTTGGACCGATGCGTACGATCGTCATGCAGTTATAGCAACGCTTCCTCCCACCGAGACGGTCGACCCCATGATCGAATTCACCCTACCCGAGTACCCCGAACTGTTTGGCAATCGTCTCAGCGAAGACGAGCGCCTGGCGATGATGCCCATCACGACAGGCTCGAACCGCACTGTGGAGACGGTGCTGCTTCGTG from Massilia sp. WG5 encodes:
- the traN gene encoding conjugal transfer protein TraN; the protein is MIRKIAAAVAAACAVQAPAWAESYPAGACSLVPGSQTCIDSTPCKTLTDGQLVCLAGASAPTGAVSIPQACWKYSYQYACDNPTPTNSCTPYENNPACSVVGSVCTDHKAETGECTAWNFTYKCMTHPAVTSAQIQCSGNLFDTSSMTTPANQNNTFVKAALAMEIARETQVYAEPNKTVLNGVAESCTKGYFGLRNCCTGTPGATSNRGFMQRMAGNAAFSVAKYAGEKLVDTASPYVFDAMYQNVEYFSTGLLLSVQNAENVVLQDAGTGFGQAIGTNFASQGMTLSAYGFTYGTGTLDMATALPGTMDLSGTFGFSAGEGFVTFNPYVFAAQLALQYLMSLAQCSEEENIFQMHKGANLTVFVREECSKKVLFSCVERRQHYCSFNSVLAKIINTQGKSQTGMNIEDCSGLTPEQVSQLDFTRIDFSEFTGKLLEEAQANLPTNIKGNYTPVIQNTNQGALQNPGDGLAYPPGAAPVAPPTNP
- a CDS encoding sel1 repeat family protein — encoded protein: MPVAAQQQTSNTSQPRVTPEVQWNRDLLRSGRVEQMAGSMRQENKAAAQAADDSMIGRARAALPSLDQLGASLKFDGTYVSVSPHGPEVIALIRQVPMHKGKDRNDILAKLLDFTRQGVPEALTFSGFVYEYGLFGAPRDFALARSHYEAAAARNYQPAIFNLANMAYFGRGQPSNPELARDLVHRAVSIGSEASSRVCGLATFIDYRNGYRDAAARVGKTCYSALANIPNAAYNNQLPLDRRIKLLRDSIATGAPDGYRWLEEITQRAGPDKAQLYCKYRLVNRLRTAPGSLDIKALARTCYETSTAEADRKSTDNVVQGITSFVLAETRALDQLRRNDRFHHAWSVPYLPFAQSDADLYATVMKDAK